DNA from Musa acuminata AAA Group cultivar baxijiao chromosome BXJ1-5, Cavendish_Baxijiao_AAA, whole genome shotgun sequence:
GGTCAGCCATCTTTCGGTTGTGTTTCTAATTATAGGCGTCTTGCATATCCACATCATTTGGAAAGTACATGATTCATTGCTTAGCTACTAATTTGTAGTTGCCAGCGATCTACAATGTATAAACCATATTACTTTGCCTCAGGTTTGGCAAAAGaatgttttgttttaaatgttgtttgtgGTGATCGTTCTGTTTTCCTTGCATAATCCTCTGCATCTGCAACATGAACAGTATTCGAGTTACTGTATTTTGTACGAAGTTgattttctgtgctttccttgCTCAGGACGGAGGCAATAGCTAAATGCTTTGTCCATGATGCAGTTGAGGTAGCTGTGGTGAGCTTCCTGTTTCTTCGTGTCATCACGATCCAGTTTATTAGGGAactgaagagggaaaagaagatcaTATGTCGTAAGATCAAACTTGTTTCGTTAGCCTGACTCGTTTATCAATGTTcactgttttccatgatgcaatcTCTCGTCTTCAACTTTCAAACTATGATATCTTAATTTTTAATCAGTGCATTGCTTGCTTCCTGTGTCTATTGGGATATTCTGATCATATTTTTCTATTTACAATGTTAGCTATTACGTGAAGTGGaactattttgatatttttaaggtCATGCAAGTAGGACATGAAATTTTACCCTAAGTTGCAGTTAAAATAGCAGTCTGTCATGTAGAAGAACCCTGCTTAATCCATGATATGAAAAATCAAGGATTAAAACAGTTGTATCTACAACCTGTGATTTATTTGAGCAAAGAATAGGGACTTATTTCTTCCCTTTATTATATTGAGGGTTGAACAGGGGCTAAGAGACTTAAGCACACCTTTTTCATGCTTTTTACATTTAATTCCAAATCCTGTACAGGAAGTCCAATTAGTTCGTTAATCTCTTTGCAGACATCCAATCCATCATAGTATACAATATGACAATCATGAATAGCTGAAAATTCATACATGTATCTTTGTGTCATTGGCCTGCACAGATATCTCATACCAATTCCTTAGGATTGACAACGCCAGCACTTAAGCTCCTGGAACTACACCCGAATTCATTGTTGGTGTAGTCATGCCTTCTCTTCTGACATGTCTTTAAAAGCACATTTAGTGAAAGGCTGCACGCATCTCTTGCATGAGATGTTTGGAACATGGATCAAGTTTTTGGATTTGCAGACAGTATGCAAATCTGCAGATAACTTCATTAGTCATGAACAGATAGTCACCATCTTACATATCTCCAACTAAATCAACAATATAGGACAAGTATGGATCAAAGGTGGCGTCTCTTATTAACATGAGGTGATTGACCATGTGGTGTTTCACATCTAGTTGAGTTCATTACTAgatgtcaaatcaacaaagttacTGAAGACAACTTGCAAATATCATTGATCGAGTCCAGTTAAGGGTGAGAAGGGCTATTTGATGGTTGGATATCACCAATTCACCAATCCCTTCCCTAAATAAGTCATACAAATAAATCTCAAGTGTTTCTGGAATCAATTGAGTAATAGTTCATTAATATACGATATATCTAACTTATTTATACTAGATTTAAAgtgtaaaattttaatttataaatttatgTAACTAAAACATTAATGATGTATCTTACTTATCAGATATTGAGATTTGAAATCTTCATCGTATAAAAATTTGTTTTCTTGATGTTCTCCAGCCTAGCTGAAGAACATCTGGACCCTGAATAAAATATCATCAAGATGAACTCTGGTGCTGAAAATTCGATGGCAATGTGCTCTAGCTCAAATTCCGCCAGTCAGAAGAGAAAGAACTCAGCAGAGGCAATGATTTCAAAAGCGCAAAAGACTGTTCCTGGAAACTTTTTACTGTCAACATGGGAGACATGATTATGCTCATTTAATGTCCCAGTGCACTGACTGTAGATATCTTAATGTTTTCCTTTTACAAAGGGTAAACAGTGTAGTTGCTTGTTGAATGAACAAGCATTGAATTTCAAAGTACTGAAGTGATATTGAAGAGTTCTCATCCAGATATTAACTTTGGATTGCAAAGGAAAAATACTAGCCTGCCTCACATGGATTTCGGGAACATTTGAGGAAATCCTACATGTTGATATCTGGATGCACAGAAGTAAACTCTATACACCAAACCTACAAGTTGTTTTATGGAAATTTTTGGCTACTCAAGTACTCCATCTACCCAAGAAAAAGACGGTTTGAGCATTGTAGGCAGCCTGCCTCAAATAAATGGGTCAGAAGTTGGATTCAGAGGTGAATGGTTGAATGTTGGACAGCAAAAGCAGTGGTTGGTGAGACCCAAATGCTCACCTAATAAATAACATGAACATAAATGAATTAGCAAAGTAATAGGTCTCCAACAGTGACTAGCAGTAAAGAGAGAGCCTGGTTGATAAATTTCTCAAGCCTCAGCCCATCATTCATATCTCAGATACTGTAGTAGATCTTGTTGTTGAGTCCATCGTAGAGCATGTGCTTGACAGGTTCAAAGGATTCAGCTATTTCCTTCAAAGAAGAAAATAATGAGGAAgtatttctttttcttgtgtCTGATCTTTGACTTCATAATTGGATGGACAGAAGTCCCTGCTGATGCATTGAAAGCTTCTTTTTCCATTGTGCTCTTTTTTAGCAGCCTACAACAAGAAAagcacttttttttttcctttggttGCTGCTTGTTTTGCAGTTGCAGTATGTTTCAGGTATTTTACTCTCTTAGGAATCAAAGTTCTTAGCGCAGCTCTTGTTGAATATTGCAATTAGTTTATAATATCAAGTGGTTAATGGGAGAGCCTGTATCTTAAAGAATACAGTTTATTGTCAATGTCTTCTTAtgaccccctttttttttttcgagtTCCTATGACATGTTTACTGTCAATGTCTCCCTTGCTACAGCAGAGATCATAAGAGTTGTTTTGACGGTGATTTGTTTCAGGTCAGAAGAGCTAGAAATGAGGCAAACCCAGAAAGACTTTGGTCAAGGACAAAACTCTGGCTTAAAGGAGAAGATAAGATAAAAAGAAGGCAGAGATTGCGTACAAATCTTAGAGCAGCTCAGGAGTAAACAATGTTGGAAATCGGAGGCACCAACATGGTGCTTTGATGCAGTTCCAAGTCATTACCTAATTCTCCTCGATGCATTCTGCATTGTCCTCAAGCTGAATCAGGTGTCTCCATTTCACAGAATGGATGTTCTTGGATTGCATCAATCATCAATCTAGCTTACTGTGGACAAGGAAGAGCAAAGGTTTTATGCCCAATGACTTGTCAGGTACCTCTGTTCCAAAACTGTGTGTGACAAACTTGCTTAGCTTCCAACTGGTGTTCCCTAACTAGAATTTCTTTAGCACTTCAACCTTGACCCATCCTGCTCTGGCACAGATACAGGCTATGAACTACTGATTGAGTTGTTTGCCATCAAGGGAATCTTAGTAGTAACCAAACCAAGAATGCATCTGACGGACCAATGTTAATCGAAAGGAACTACCAGCTTCAGTACTGAGATCTGAGGCCAGTGTCAAAGTCGTTCTTCAAGATGGTGATCTATTCATCACAGCGATACCACTGCATGGTGCCTGTACCACAAGATGAATAAGAGAATGAATGGATGTTGCAAGCACCGATGGCTACCAGTGGACCTTGGATCCTTCTTTCTCCTGGATTTTATCTCTCCCTATGAAGACAAAGAACACTCCCACCATTTGCCCATACACGTTTTAATGCTTTGTATCACACCAAATAAATCCAACAAAAAGGCGACACGTTTCATACAACAAGGACAAGGAAACCCAGAACAAGCAGACAAATGTAGAAGACAACAGAAGGTAGAGGAAGAAAGGTTAATTCTATACCCATTGGAACGGGAAAGGAGAAGCTTTTACACCACCAAACACGCTTTGGTCAGTTGGGACCGCCGACTCGGTAAACCGAGTTGGAGAATCGccacaagaaaagaagaaactttTTGAGGACAAAGAAAGAGGAATGGTCGCTGTGAGCTTAGAGCTTGTAGATGATGAGGAAACAAGGGAGCACCGCCATGGGATCGAATACCACGAGCTCCCCGTCCCCTAGGCTCACCGACTCGACCTGTGACTCGGTGTCTGACTCGGCCCTGACCCGGCCCGCGATGACTCGGCACACCAGCATCGCCCTCCGCCCCGCCCCGCCGCCCCCGCTAGCGTGCGCGCCGCCGCTCCCCGCGAAGGTCCGGACGCCCACCAGCTTCTTCCCCGCTGACCGCATCACGCTGCACGCCACCCCGGCGTCGTACACGACTCCCCCGCCGACCCCGCAGTGGAACCGCATCATCTCATTGCCGTCGGCGGCGCACCGGGCGTCGTCGGACCGGGAGGCCCCCGCGCGGACGGCCGCCCGGTGCTCCTCGAAACGGGCCACCGTCCGCACCGGGTTGTGGACCCGGAACAGCATCTCGATCTCGCCCGGGAACGCGGCGGCGGCACCGGACGAGGAGGAGGACCAGCTCGAGCTGAAGATGATCTCCACCACCCGTCGCGAGGAGTGGCCGGCGGGCAGCTCCGCCAGTGTCGGGAAGGGGTCTGAGCGGGCGGGCCCGACGAGCCCCGCCGCGGGCGAGGCGGCTGGGTGAGCAAGCCCCGGTTTGGGCTTGCGCCCCGTCTTAGGCCGGCGCTTCTTAgggagcgaggaggaggaggggcatTTAGGAAAAGGGAAGACGTCCTTAACGGCGTGGGAGGTGTGGCCGCAGTAGACGGAGGAAAGCAGCGGCTTCTTAGCAGAAGACGAAGACGGCGTCCGGGGGTAGACGACGTCGTCCACGGCGTTGGACTTGCAGTGCAGCGACTTAACCCACCCCGTCGCCATGACGGCGACGGCCAAACACAGAAGAAATAAAGCCAACCAACCGAGAGTGGAGAGAAGCCTTAGTGTGGATGGGGTATTTTTGAGGggtgggaggaggaagaggtggtTTTTATTGCTGGGTTTGCTTGAAGGTGTAGTATGTAATTTCGCAATGCAAGTGTTGGTGTTGGGTTGGATTTTGTGATGAGAAGCTTTGGATGGTGTGCAGGCTTTCCTGGTGTAAGGTGTTGTTTTGCTCCTTGTTACTGCAGATAGCCGTGTCCTCCTCCTCGACTGTTTCTCCAGTGACTGAACACATCTCTTCCTTTCAATTTGTATTCTCGTTTGTAGAAGGTCGACCTTGTCCTGCGTTACAGTGATCTCACTCCACTCTGTAACATCACCTCTATTAGTTTATGCATCATCATCAACTATTGTTATGTgtctgcgagagagagagagtagcagtTCAGATGATTTCAGTATTCCACCTAACGAGGGAGGGAAGGGATGAAATCTCACTCGGTACTGTTGTTGCTTAACATGGCTGTTTATACCATGTCAACACTGATCTGATCCGCCATGCAAAATGCCTTTGTTT
Protein-coding regions in this window:
- the LOC135673802 gene encoding uncharacterized protein LOC135673802 → MATGWVKSLHCKSNAVDDVVYPRTPSSSSAKKPLLSSVYCGHTSHAVKDVFPFPKCPSSSSLPKKRRPKTGRKPKPGLAHPAASPAAGLVGPARSDPFPTLAELPAGHSSRRVVEIIFSSSWSSSSSGAAAAFPGEIEMLFRVHNPVRTVARFEEHRAAVRAGASRSDDARCAADGNEMMRFHCGVGGGVVYDAGVACSVMRSAGKKLVGVRTFAGSGGAHASGGGGAGRRAMLVCRVIAGRVRAESDTESQVESVSLGDGELVVFDPMAVLPCFLIIYKL